The Deinococcus sp. Marseille-Q6407 genome has a window encoding:
- a CDS encoding DUF4097 domain-containing protein: MTATNSPVPTNPKPRPHARPLGPVLGRLLLGLALLAGGGAAAWTALNTQLAPALSATDTAQAVPLGGARTLNASLTTDRAEVQVGALPPTTQGQAAGLAFHHRQLNSPQVTATRQGDTLNLQAQLLVDPAPKPNTINLQPQGQQVEHRLAAQLSPGPALDLSTRSGGGEQQLDLQTLALHSLHTHSTSGPQTVQLPAGQTGEVALESLSGALTLSAPAGHATAIDTLSAESRFGNLQARLHSAQVGRLTLTSQLGDIEAQLPAHNDTALTTAQGDLDVTLPPGASGQLRLQAERGSVTLNLPATAAFRLSFSRLSNEQTRMQASHLPKGMLYQNGSFLSPAAQAPGRAPVLEISLDLPIPNDLSLNLLTPQGATQP; encoded by the coding sequence ATGACAGCGACTAATTCTCCCGTCCCGACCAATCCAAAGCCACGGCCCCACGCCCGGCCGCTGGGGCCGGTGCTGGGCCGGCTGCTGCTGGGGCTGGCACTGCTGGCCGGAGGCGGAGCCGCCGCCTGGACTGCCCTCAATACTCAGCTGGCGCCTGCACTGAGCGCCACCGATACAGCCCAGGCCGTGCCGCTGGGCGGTGCCCGGACCCTGAACGCCAGCCTGACCACCGACCGGGCCGAGGTGCAGGTGGGTGCCCTGCCGCCAACCACGCAGGGCCAGGCCGCGGGGCTGGCCTTCCACCACCGCCAGCTCAACTCGCCGCAGGTCACCGCCACGCGCCAGGGAGACACCCTCAACCTGCAAGCTCAGCTGCTGGTTGACCCGGCACCCAAGCCCAATACCATCAATCTGCAGCCGCAGGGGCAGCAGGTCGAGCACCGCCTGGCAGCCCAGCTCAGCCCAGGCCCCGCGCTGGACCTGAGCACGCGCAGCGGTGGCGGCGAGCAGCAACTGGACCTGCAGACACTGGCGCTACATTCACTGCACACCCACAGCACCAGCGGCCCGCAGACCGTGCAGCTGCCGGCCGGCCAGACCGGGGAAGTGGCGCTGGAAAGCCTCTCTGGAGCGCTGACGCTGAGCGCTCCAGCCGGCCACGCAACTGCCATAGACACCCTCAGCGCCGAAAGCCGCTTTGGTAACCTGCAGGCCAGGCTCCACTCGGCGCAGGTGGGCCGCCTGACGCTGACCAGCCAGCTGGGCGACATCGAAGCTCAGTTGCCAGCACACAACGACACTGCTCTCACCACCGCCCAGGGTGACCTGGACGTGACCCTGCCCCCGGGCGCCAGCGGGCAGCTGCGGCTGCAGGCAGAACGGGGTAGCGTGACCCTGAATCTGCCGGCCACCGCCGCTTTTCGCCTGAGCTTCTCACGCCTCAGCAATGAACAGACCCGGATGCAGGCCAGCCACCTGCCCAAAGGAATGCTTTACCAGAACGGCAGTTTCCTCAGCCCGGCTGCTCAGGCACCCGGCAGGGCCCCAGTCCTTGAGATCAGCCTGGACCTGCCAATACCGAATGATCTGTCCCTCAACCTGCTCACCCCCCAAGGAGCGACCCAGCCATGA
- a CDS encoding response regulator: MTSPSPAPTLEEASTPVRVLLVDDHAVVRQGLRLFLGLDPSLDIVSEASNGAEAVAAVQALRPDVVLMDLLMPVMDGIAATAEIRRCCPETEVIALTSTLEESKVNGAVAAGATSYLLKDASSDLLNEAIHAAARGEVRLHPEAARRLVRDFRAPEMREHLTAKEVEVLQLIAHGLNNKGIAAQLEISETTVKSHVSRLLSKLELESRTQAALYALKTGLASLEDASALS, from the coding sequence ATGACCAGCCCTTCCCCCGCGCCCACGCTTGAAGAAGCCTCCACGCCCGTCCGTGTTCTGCTGGTCGACGACCACGCGGTGGTGCGCCAAGGCCTGCGCCTGTTTCTGGGGCTGGACCCCAGCCTGGACATCGTGAGCGAAGCCAGCAACGGCGCGGAGGCCGTCGCGGCAGTTCAGGCCCTGCGCCCCGATGTGGTGTTGATGGACCTGCTGATGCCGGTGATGGACGGCATCGCCGCCACCGCCGAAATCCGGCGCTGCTGCCCGGAGACCGAGGTGATCGCGCTGACCTCCACCCTGGAAGAGAGCAAGGTGAACGGCGCTGTGGCCGCTGGCGCCACCTCTTATCTGCTCAAGGACGCCAGCAGTGACCTGCTCAACGAGGCGATTCACGCAGCGGCCCGCGGCGAGGTGCGGCTGCATCCCGAAGCGGCCCGGCGGCTGGTGCGCGACTTCCGCGCTCCCGAGATGCGCGAGCACCTGACCGCCAAGGAGGTGGAAGTGCTGCAGCTGATCGCGCACGGTCTGAACAACAAAGGTATTGCCGCGCAGCTGGAGATCAGCGAGACCACCGTCAAGAGCCATGTGAGCCGGCTACTGAGCAAGCTGGAGCTGGAAAGCCGCACCCAGGCGGCCCTCTACGCCTTGAAAACTGGGCTGGCCAGCCTGGAGGACGCCTCCGCACTCTCATGA
- a CDS encoding OmpH family outer membrane protein, with product MNKAAKVLLPLSAVAAVAAATVAPSAQTPAQKVGFVDVDRVFAAHPKAGNVNTQVKSIEQKANTELGGLRQQMITIAEKGDKATPAERQQLSQLETTFNSKFQDYGKQIAQQSAPIETSVDAAISKVARANGYSIVMDRKVAAQGLVVFAENGSDLTDAVIKEVK from the coding sequence ATGAATAAAGCCGCCAAGGTCCTGCTTCCCCTCTCCGCTGTCGCTGCCGTCGCTGCCGCCACCGTCGCCCCCAGCGCTCAGACTCCGGCACAGAAGGTCGGCTTTGTTGATGTGGACCGTGTGTTCGCCGCCCACCCCAAGGCCGGCAACGTCAACACCCAGGTGAAGTCCATTGAGCAGAAGGCCAACACCGAGCTGGGCGGCCTGCGCCAGCAGATGATTACCATCGCGGAAAAGGGTGACAAGGCCACCCCCGCCGAGCGCCAGCAGCTGAGCCAGCTGGAAACCACCTTCAACTCCAAGTTCCAGGACTACGGCAAGCAGATCGCCCAGCAGTCGGCCCCCATCGAAACCTCGGTGGACGCGGCCATCTCCAAGGTCGCCAGGGCCAACGGCTACAGCATCGTGATGGACCGCAAGGTTGCCGCGCAGGGCCTGGTTGTCTTTGCCGAAAACGGCAGCGACCTGACCGACGCCGTAATCAAGGAAGTCAAGTAA
- a CDS encoding carboxymuconolactone decarboxylase family protein, giving the protein MFSSQEERILQRLAGLDPDLMAYIRDFAYDTVYERPGLDLKTKELIACALLASLGSPGELKTHLRGAMQAGATEQELRETLLFCVPYLGFPRVVAAFSQLADLQARQAAKQAQQPE; this is encoded by the coding sequence ATTTTCAGCTCACAGGAAGAGCGGATTTTGCAGCGGCTGGCGGGGCTGGACCCCGACCTGATGGCTTATATCCGTGACTTTGCCTACGACACGGTCTATGAGCGCCCCGGTCTGGACCTGAAAACCAAGGAACTGATCGCCTGCGCTCTGCTGGCCAGCCTGGGCAGCCCCGGCGAACTGAAAACTCACCTGCGGGGTGCCATGCAAGCCGGCGCCACCGAGCAGGAACTGCGCGAAACCCTGCTGTTCTGCGTGCCGTACCTGGGCTTTCCACGGGTGGTGGCCGCCTTCAGCCAGCTGGCTGACTTACAGGCCCGGCAGGCGGCCAAGCAGGCACAGCAGCCAGAGTAG